Genomic segment of Terriglobia bacterium:
GCGACCTTATATACATAGGTCTTGATATGTAGGTCTTGAACTGAGCCCGCGTCACCGTGTGGTTCTCAACGGCTGCGCCTATCGATTACACTCAGACCATGGATAAAAATCACGCGGCTCGCCGACTGTTTCTTGGAGAAAGCTTCGGGGTCCTCTCGACTTTGTCGTTGGATGTGCCGGGTTATCCGTTCGGCTCGATTACTCCGTATTGCGGCGATGAAGCCGGACGGCCAATCCTCTACATCAGCGAGATTGCGCAGCACACTAAGAACCTGAAGGCCGACCCGCGAGTCTCGTTGACGGTGGTCGAGAGCGAGTCTGCTTCCGACGATGTGCAGTCGCGCGGGCGGCTGACGCTGATTGGGAATGCGGCACCGGTCCAGGACGGCAAAGGACGGGCCGGCGAGCGGTACTTCCGCCATTTTTCAGAGGCGCGTCGATACGAACAGACCCATGATTTTGTTTTCTATCGAATCGATCTCGTGCGGCTGCGGTTCATCGGTGGATTCGGGCAGATCTACTGGGTCGAACGTGACGAGTTCCTCGCCGCCAATCCGTTCCCGGCGGCTCACGAAGCCCGAATCGTCGACCATATGAATGGCGACCATGCTGCCGCCCTTCGGCACTACGCAGGCGGAAAAGATGCCATCATGACAGGCATCGACGGCGAAGGATTCGACCTTCTCGCCGGCGACGCGGCGAACCGCCGGAAACTCCGAATTCATTTTGAGAATCCTGTGAAGAATATGGACGAGGCCAGAGAAGCCCTGGTCGCCATGAGCCGGAAATAGCTAACGGTTTTGCCCAACGAACCCGGAATAGCCATAAAAAGGCACATAAGGGAGCAGCAAAAAACACAAAACGGAGGTCATTCGTGATGTTTTGGTGCCTTTTGTGTCCTGCTATGCCTACAGTACGCTCCGAAACGTCCGGATCGCATCGATGTGTTCCTGTGGTGATTTGAATCCGGCGCGCATGGTATCCACGGCAATGTGAGTTGCGCCAAGCGCGCGCCAGGCTTCGACGCGTTTGGCCCATTGGTCTTGAGGCAACCCCGCAATCGGGATCCAGGGATCGATACCGAAGGCGTTCCGATCGCGGCCCGCTTCTTTCAGGTACCTCTCGAGTTGATCGACCAGGACTTTGGCGTCTTCCGGTTTGCGGCCCGCGGGCATCCAGCCATCTCCAAGGCGTGCGGCGCGCCGCAGCGCAGGCTCGGCGGCGCCGCCGAACCAGATCGGGATCGGACGCTGGATCGGCATCGGATTCAGCCCGGCGTTCTCGATGACATGATCGCGCGAGCGGAACGTCACGAGCGGTTCCGTCCAGAGTTTCCGCATGACTTCAACCTGCTCCTCGACGCGCCGGCCTCGAGTCTTGAAGTCCTGTCCAAGCGCCTGGTATTCGACATAGTTCCACCCCAGACCGATCCCGAGCCGCAGCCGTCCACCGCTCAGCACGTCGATCTCGGCGGCCTGTTTGGCGGCAAGTGCGGTCTGACGCTGAGGAAGAATCAGGATCCCGGTCGTGAGCTGAAGCCGCTTCGTGACCGCCGCCAGGAAACCGAACAGCACCATCGGCTCGTGAAACGGATGTTCGTGGGTGTATGGGCCGGTCAGTTTCGGCTCACGATGCGGGTGCGCGCCCAGAACGTGGTCATAGACGAGCAGGTAGTCATAACCGAGAGCCTCCGCGGCCTGCGCGTAATCCTTGATCTTTGCCGGATCGTTGCCGAATTCAGTTTGCGGAAATACGACACCGGAATGCATGCGAACTACTCCAGAAATTTGTAGAAGCGCTCGTCCAGAGGACTGCCTGCGATCGGCGCGAGACTGTTGCGATATTCCCTGGTGTGTGCCGCGGCGGCATGGGCATCGACCGCCCTCGCGCTCTGCCATTCCTCGATCACGGTGAAATGATTCGCCTTCATCGTGTGCTGAAGTATATCGAAGCGGAGATTGCCTGGCTCCTTCCGGCTCGTCTCGGCGAGATGGGTGAGCAGGTCGGCCGCGTTGGTATCTTGCCCGCCGATATCCACGTGAGTAATGACAAACATCGTGCCATTTGCGGCCGGGTTGCGGGCCGGACTCAGGGTAAGCGTCTTATAAGGCCGTTGGTCGTAATCGCTGAGGCGCATGGAGTCGATTTTAGATCGATAGTCTTTCGAGTTTTGAGACGCCGCGTGCGTATCAAACGCCTTGCCGCTGCTCCACGTTTCGATGGTTAAAAAGTGTCCGGGCTTTCCAACCTGTTCGAAAAATTCCATGCGCTTGAACCCTGGCTCCTTCCGGCTCGCTTCACGGTACTGCTTAAGCCCGGCGATAGCCGCAGCCCTCGACGACGGCGCGATGTCGACATACGCCACGGAATAGAACGTCGTATCCGCCACCGGTACCTGAGGCCGAAGCAAAACGATGCTTAACAGCAGAAGTATCTGTCGCATTTTAAGATCTTTTGAAACGGCAATATATCAGAAATGCCTGGGAATTCATTGGAGGTTGGACCATCTGACGTTTCTGCACTGCAAATCTGAAATGAAGAAACTTCGAATGATGCAACCTCCAATGAATTCCCAATGCCTCTTGTGGTTCCTTCCCTTGCCCGCTTTTCAGGGCACAATCTTGATATCGGTTGTGAATCTTTTGCAGTTGGAATATTCGGCCAGGAAGCTCTTGGTCTTTTTCGCATCCCGGTCGGTCACGTCGGTTCTCATCGATCGCGGCAACCAGAATTGACGATCGCCAAAGTTTGTCGGCGAATACTCCACCGTATTCCGCAGTTGCCTGAAGGCGTGAGGCAGGCTGAGGAAGTTCCGCTCGAGGCGCGCGACCTGCATCGAAGCGGTATCGATCCAGGCGGTTCCACTGTCCTTGTTGATCAGCGCCTCGCCGTTGAGGTAGGTGCGCAGTTGCAGCTGATTTTCCTTTGTCGCAAAGTGGATGACCAGCCTGCCGCGGTCATCCGCGTGCTCCAGTTCGTACTTGTGATACGCCAGGTTTTGCGGTGAAAACGTCATGCTGAGGAGAGCGCTGAAACCGCCAAACATCGCCAGCGGCAGGCCCGGCATTTTCGTGCCTTTGGGTACGGGCCTGGTGTCGATGGCAAAGATGTCCCGCGTTTCCGTAAATGCCAGCAGCCCGTTGCGCGGCCCGGGGCTTGGCTTCTGAAGTGCCGTGAAGACGGAATCCACCATCTTCGTGTCCTTTATTTTTCCGGACTCATAGGCGGTCGACGTGATCTTTTCGTCACAGACGAAGTCGGGAAGCAGATCCTGAAAGTCCTTCACATTCCTGCTGACTGCAGCCAGAACGTCGTCTACGGATTGGGATGCCGCCGGTACAACAGGTGCGCTTTGCTGAACGGCGACGGCGATGATCAACCAAGCGATGAGCATCATCAGTGCCGCTTGAAATACTGAACGGCCCGTTCATGCTTCTCCGCCGCTTCACGGGTTTTGAAGGTGCCGAGGTTCCGCCGCTTGCCGGTTTGGGGATTCTTCTTGCGCGAGTAGAGCCGGTACTCACCGGAGGTTAACTTTCGAATCATGGTTTTATTATCTCATCCAATGAGAAATCGGTCAGGTCCCATGGTATTTATAGCCAATGAAGCGGATTGGCATCCTTACGGCAGGAGGCGATACACCGGCGCTGAACGCGACGATTCACGGCGCCGTCGCCCGCGCAAACGAGCTGAAAATTGAACTCTATGGGCTCATCAAAGGCTTTAACTGTCTATTTAACCCACGCGTTCCCCATGTCCACCTGAACCCGCTGTTCCAGGGAATTCCGGAACTCGATCCCACCAAGGGTGGCACGCTGATCGGCTCGTCCCGCGACTACGTCGATCCCGAGAAAGGTGCCGAGCTGGATCCGATCACGGACCGTCTCAAGAAACTGGGTATCGACGGAATCATTGCCATCGGCGGCGATGGAACGCTCAACGGCCTGCAGCCCCTGGCCGAGCGGCTGCCCACCGTGCTTGCGCCCAAGACGATCGACAATGACCTCGGCCTCAATTACCCGAGCGAGCCGGATGAATGGATGCGCCTGCCGGACGCCGCCGCGCCGCATGGATATCGCTACGAGCGCGCCGACTCGAACGTCATGTTCGATCTGAATCAGATCGTCAACTACGCAACGCCCGGTTACGCCACGGCTGTAATGGTGACGACTCAGGGTATCTACCGCGTCCGCACGACGGCGGAAAGCCACCGGCGGATCGCGATCATCGAAGTCATGGGCCGCAATTCCGGCTATATCGCTCTCGGCAGCGCTTACGGCCA
This window contains:
- a CDS encoding antibiotic biosynthesis monooxygenase — its product is MRQILLLLSIVLLRPQVPVADTTFYSVAYVDIAPSSRAAAIAGLKQYREASRKEPGFKRMEFFEQVGKPGHFLTIETWSSGKAFDTHAASQNSKDYRSKIDSMRLSDYDQRPYKTLTLSPARNPAANGTMFVITHVDIGGQDTNAADLLTHLAETSRKEPGNLRFDILQHTMKANHFTVIEEWQSARAVDAHAAAAHTREYRNSLAPIAGSPLDERFYKFLE
- a CDS encoding LLM class F420-dependent oxidoreductase; translated protein: MHSGVVFPQTEFGNDPAKIKDYAQAAEALGYDYLLVYDHVLGAHPHREPKLTGPYTHEHPFHEPMVLFGFLAAVTKRLQLTTGILILPQRQTALAAKQAAEIDVLSGGRLRLGIGLGWNYVEYQALGQDFKTRGRRVEEQVEVMRKLWTEPLVTFRSRDHVIENAGLNPMPIQRPIPIWFGGAAEPALRRAARLGDGWMPAGRKPEDAKVLVDQLERYLKEAGRDRNAFGIDPWIPIAGLPQDQWAKRVEAWRALGATHIAVDTMRAGFKSPQEHIDAIRTFRSVL
- a CDS encoding DUF2470 domain-containing protein; the protein is MDKNHAARRLFLGESFGVLSTLSLDVPGYPFGSITPYCGDEAGRPILYISEIAQHTKNLKADPRVSLTVVESESASDDVQSRGRLTLIGNAAPVQDGKGRAGERYFRHFSEARRYEQTHDFVFYRIDLVRLRFIGGFGQIYWVERDEFLAANPFPAAHEARIVDHMNGDHAAALRHYAGGKDAIMTGIDGEGFDLLAGDAANRRKLRIHFENPVKNMDEAREALVAMSRK